Below is a genomic region from Sander vitreus isolate 19-12246 chromosome 15, sanVit1, whole genome shotgun sequence.
CATGGAAAACATCACTCAGTTCCCTCAAGCAAGCTCCAAAAATGCATTCACAAAACgtattagttttgttttgtttttgccagGGAACTGTGCGAGGAGTCCATGACCCACTCTGCAAGCTTCGCCTCGAGCTTGGACAGCCACACCCCCTCCGAGAGCGGCGGCCAGTCGCAGTGCATGCGTTGGGAGGAGCAGCAGAAGGTGCTGGTTCTGGAGCAGTTGTGCGGCGTTTTCAGGGTGGACCTGGGTCACATGAGGTCGCTGAGACTCTTCTTCAGGTCAGTGGGGAGTGCAAAGCTCACAGGGAGGTCATAAAGGGGGTCACCATGTCGTGCTACTGTGCAAATTTATGATTTGTTGTAGGTTTCAGGATGATGTCGGTTTGTTTTATGATGATTAGTTGAAAATCAGTTTTGGGTAcgttaaataataataagtattaTATTAAAATTGTTACTGCTTTAATAAACACATTCCTTCAAATGTCCTTTATCGTTGCAGTGATGAGGCTTCTACCAGTGGCCAGCTGGTGATTGCCAGCCGAGAGAGCCAATATAAGATCCTACACTTCCATCATGCTGGCCTGGACAAGCTGGCTGAGGTCTTCCAACAGTGGAAGTGCTGCAGGGAAACTCAACTTAAAGACCAGGTTTGGTTACAATTACAAAATCTGGTTTGGAATCTCGTTTTAGTGAGAAACCAAGGACATTTTCAGCCTTTCTTTTCCCAGTTTTCTACTTAAATTTTGGCCCTGCGTCCACATTTTTTGCCCATTGATTCTCTTTCCGTCAGGTGTCAGATGAGAAATCCTGCATGCAGTTTTCCATCCAGAGGCCCATCCTGCCGTCGGCTGAGACCCACCCAGAGGAGAAGCTTTATCGCCGGCTGGACGTCACTACCTGGCTACGTCACCTCAACCACAATGGGCAGGTGGAGGAGGAGTATAAGCTACGCAAGGTATGTCTGTGGGTGTGCATGATTTTATGATCTTGTGCGATCATTTTGAAAGGTCTAACCTGCTGCTGTCCACACAGTCATGTTCACATtttcttgcattttttttcttagttACTAAAAGTCATTTTGAAGGTAAAGCCCACAGTGTATAACTTTCAGTTTGAATCAGCACCTCCCATCTGTAAATAATTGGAGGGTTGGTCTTGGCCAATGTCTCCCTGTGAGTCATTTGAGTTCTCTGGGATTGACTCAAGTGAAGGTTTACCATCTTACTCAAATGACTCAGTGGCAGTTAGAATGTGACCAAGAACATTTCCTCTGTAAACACGCAAATGCAGGAACAGAAGAGCACTGTTTTCGCTGGACATGGCAAATTATACAGTGTAGGGGTTTTGGTTCTGCAGCGTTTTGCAACACACAATGAAATAACCCATCTACTGTAGTTCAGTAAGATACTGGTTGAATGCAGAGTGTCTGCATATCTAGTTTGCATACCGTTTAATATGTTCTCAAATTAGAAGTCATCCCTCACTGCGTCCCTGTTTGCCCTTTTGTGCTCACTCTGTTTGCTCACTTACCACTCTCCACCAGGCCATCTTCTTCGGTGGTATCGACCCATCCATCCGTGGTGAGGTGTGGCCCTTCCTGCTGCACTACTACAGCTATGACTCCACCTCCCAGGAGAGGGAGGCCTGGAGACTGCAAAAACGCACCCACTATCATGACATCCAGCAGAGGAGGTGGGGAACAGGCCGAAAGAAATAGATATGGGTGGTTGTTATATAGTGCAGGAATCTGGAGATTTCCTGGCTGTGGAACCAAATGAAAGTTATTTTAAGGTTTATTTGCAATAcaaaataatcaattaattaaaaagtctgATCAAGACACAGCAGTGTTCTTGACACTGTGAAAACAACAGATGCACTGTCACATGGCTGCAGTCAGTCAAACAATAAACCACATCTGAGTCTGTTGTGGCTTCTCATTGCAGGCACTGAGCAATCAATAGGCACAATCAGGGAAGTGTTAAGGGGAGGTGCCGGGTATAAAATAAAAGGTCTCTAGAGAGAAAACATGTCAGCGGTTATCAGATCATACTCTTGGCAGAAGGAAAAcccacagacactcacacaaacacacaagcacttaAACATCTTTATTTGTCTTCACCCCTCAACCAAAAGGTTGAGTGTGCACGTATTTTCACACCATTATGCTGCTCTGTCTGTAATAAATATGATAATTGGACAGGTTTCATCTGTATGGCCTATTAACGTTTTGAGTACATCAGTAGGTCTTATCGAAGTCAGGTAATTAGAGCCCTTGTTCTGACTCTGATGTGGTTTCCTAGACCATTTCACTAGAGCAGCCTCCGGGGCCACTGGTTGATCATTAGGAGCAAGGATACATGACTGTGGTTTTGTTCCTTGTCTCCTAAACTCATGTCCTTCCCTTAGCCGTGATGACGACGCATCTGCAAAGGGATGCAACGCAGCAGTAACAACTGCAGATGTAGGTCAACAGGCAAACAGTGAACGGAATAAGTGAAAGAACTGCTACAAAATCACTGAATGACAGCCTttagatacacatacacacacacacagaaaacataaaaaacatctaTATAGTTCATACTGCCATACATAAGCTGGATTTCTTCATCATAAAGTACTGTTATTGGGTAACTTCTTTCCAGCTAACACATGAGGAATACACATATTTTCTGGCCTTTAGATAATCTTTCTGCACTCAAACACATATTTCTGGTTTGTTTGCaagtcaagttttttttttttttaggaatacaTTTGCAATACATTTGCAGTATGTCATTTAACACATTGCATGGTTAATATAGAAAAATGTCCTCTCTGACTGGCTTGAAGAGGAAGTgcttatttcattttttggtGCACCCGTGACAAACATTCAAAATAGCTCTTTTTTTTGGTTCAGATTTCTGGAAGTTAAGAGGAAGTCCACTTCTCTCTGTCAGTAACACTCTCTTTGTTCATCTCTTTGTTCATAAAAGCACCTTGTGGCTTCAGCGAACAATGATTTTCACTATTGCTTCCCCCCCCGAATATTCAATTAACCATTTGGTCTGTAGTGAAAAAATGTCCAAGACGACGTCTTCAGATTTGTCCGACCAACATAGAAAacataattttctttttatcGACTGATTGTTTCAGGTTTAAACATCTTTTCAAAGAAGAAGTGAGAATGAAGTTTTAtgttaaaatcatttaaaatcatTGTTTGTACTTTGTGCTCTATTGTGTGTATTTCCTTGAGATTTTGTTGAGATTTGTGGGATTTGTGGCATTGGTCCATGCTATATACTTGTCCCTATAAGAATGAAcatgaactaaaataaatagAAGTTAGTCCAAGGCAGTGGTGGTGTATAAAACGAGTATGTTCCTATTTAATATTCCTATGTAAACACAGCTATATTTTTGCTTAACCATACTGGCCTCAGACATATGTGATGAAAACATGTACTGAACTCctgagggggggagagagaggggggggggggggagggtccAAACACACAACACTGAAACTAAACAGTTGCGTGGCGTTGCATCAGGTGTACACTCATTATTCCTGGTGGGgccacatgaaaaaaacaaacagtgttaATTAAATCCCCTCTGCTTGTTAGGGCTTGATTGTGCTATACACAGATTACATTGCTAATTTAGTCCATTACATAGGGATAGATGGGGGTTTTATGGTTGTGGTATTGTCCTCAGTAGAGCACTTGATGGTGAAATAGCCCTTCAGTCCACTGCTTGCCCACCCCCACATTTTGTAGTTAATTTGCAGTTACCCAATAGTGTTTACACCAGAGTGACATTTGAGTGAAAGATTATTTGATTAAactatatttttttcccccttaatTTCCTTAGATATAGTGCAGTAAAAACCTTTTTAATCCATCATAACTGAATTTGGAAACACATCTTGATTGAGGAAACAACTGCTTTCGTATTGTTTCAGATTGTCCATGAGCCCGGAGGAGCACAGCGAGTTCTGGAGAAAGGTCCAGTTCACAGTGGATAAAGACGTGGTGAGAACAGACCGCAGCAACCACTTCTTCAGAGGAGAGAATAACCCCAATGTGGAGATCATGAGGTCAGACCACTTCTCTTTATTTTccccttcttcctttttttcccccactccctatctctgtctctttgcCCTCACCTTCTCTCAACCCATCCTTATCATTGCCAATTCTCAGCCCAACGCACAGGCGTACCTATTAATTTCATATTCTGAACCCTGGGGGAGCCGCAAATGAGTTTCATGCTTTATTGACTCTGACTAAGCCGTCTGAACACTTTTGATGCATACTCAGAGCTAATGGCTTTCTAAACGAGAAGCAAGAGGATTTAAATAGCATATTAGTTTAGTGACTCTCATCAAGGCTCCTGCTGTTTGTCTAGGTATTATGTCTTATGCTGCGTCTGGGGCAGGGTGATCCCAGATGCATCTCATGCTTCCTCGGTTATCTCACATCTATTGAACTGATATGATCACAGATAACTTTCTCTCGGTCGTTTGATTCAAGCAAGCTGAAGATACTTATCATTTTTATCTTTCATTTTCCAAACACTGCAAAGTCTGCATCCCTTCAAATGACATCTATTTTTACTGTTAATATTTCACTGAATAATGAAACAAAGTCATCTGGGTTTTCCCTTTGTTGAAGTTTATTTCAAAGTAGTACccatatacaaaaaaaaccaaGAAAGATCATTAATTAGCTCCCTGGTTACCAGAGGAGTTGGCATAGCAACCGCTTAAGCAAGGCTTGTCATGTTTTTCTGGGCATTAGCAGCAATGCTGAAACACATGTTGGATCATTCAGTGTTTGGGCGGGACCATACTCTCAGTGGTTTGGCTTTGCTGCAGGGTCGTGGAAATTTCTATACAAGTTACATGTTTATGACAGTCTATTGCTATATTGTATTAGATGTACTGTTTCCTGCTGAGATGTTACAAAAGCGCTTGATGTTCATGTTGTGATCATCATGGCTGTCCTTGACCCAGGCGGATTCTGCTCAACTATGCAGTGTTTAACCCCGACATGGGATACTGCCAGGGCATGTCTGACCTGGTGGCCCCCCTGCTCACTGAGATCCAGGACGAAAGCGACACCTTCTGGTGCTTCGTCGGTCTCATGGAGAACACCATCTTCATCAGCTCACCGCGTGATGAAGACATGGAGAGGCAGCTGGTAggatgtttctttgtgtgtctttgagttAGGCAAATGTCAAGTTGTACCTGATTTGTGTGTGGTTTTCTTGACTTGGACACATACATTACACCCCCAATCTGTACAAgtagaaaagaaacacacaaacctgTCCAAACAACACCTGTGTATGTTTGCTTGCGTGCAGCCCAGAGAAGCATAATGCCAGCCTAATAATACTCAAATCTCACTAGAAAgtgtttgattgtgtttgtaagACAGTGTGTACCCTCTTTCTGACCCGCCTCCAGATGTATCTGCGGGAGCTGCTGCGTCTCATGCTGCCCCGCTTCCACCAGCACCTGACCAGGCTCGGGGAGGATGGCCTCCAGCTGCTCTTCTGCCACCGCTGGATCCTGCTCTGTTTCAAACGAGAGTTCCCCGACACCGAGGCTCTGCGCATGTGGGAGGCCTGCTGGGCACACTACCAGGTCAGGGCACAGCCGGAACGGCTCCTTTGCATACACAAGTTTGTAAGAAAAACTTTACATAAACGAGTGCACAGAGGTGCAATACAGCATGACATTTTGACTAGTTTTTCAGGAAGCATGCAGAAATGCGCAGCTAACATTGTCTGCAATAAAAAGAGTCCATGTTATCCTTTTAAAGCCTGTCACCCCATAATATTGTAATCCTCCTAAATACCTACtgtataaaatgttatattacGTCTTGGTTTTGAAGGAGTTTAATGGTAATTCAAGAGCGATTAGTGATCCTTACTGTAAAGTACAGTAAAGATTTAATTCAACAATGCTTCCTAAAAGCATTACAACTGTATATTGTAAAGAAGTAAGAGAACTGTAAAACAGTAACTAAGCTCACGTAGGCCTTACATGTGCACTAGTTCAAAGCTAGATGTTCTGATTTTCAGCTACAGGTGCCGATAGAGGAGAGTTAGCATCGTGAAACCTTGGTTTAGACAGTTCAATGTCACATACCAGATGGACCAGAAGCAAGAATTTCTGATTGatatacagtccctccagaaaagggatcgcataattcaatgcataatcagccaaagtccacatatttatgcgggggccgcattttttcaaatacgccgcactttcgccgcataaattgcctatttccacgcaaaatatgcggggcttgcatgatttcataatccccgcattttcgttgcaaaaaagccacatatatcttagcagaaagttgaaaaatgttgcgtttacttcacacaagagcagccatttccccctgttgccatgggaacgttatgaagtgacgtaattacgcgacgtgaacatcatcgaaaagctgcaaaccccgcgatgaagccatgatgaaaccacaatttttgcaagttcccgcaatttcatcgcatacaattgcataaatatcccgcatattccatcgcattttttaagaaaacgtggcgcataatcaaggatttttgcccgcaacaatcacaaaaaaactcacgcatttttttttggaaggACTGGATATGATTTTTTACGTAATATTGTGTCACAATGTTCCTGACTACATACGGTACAAAGTCTTAAAATACTATACCGTCACACTTTGCATTTTCCTCGAACGGGGTTTCACTGTAAATTTGCATTTTGTGCATATCTGTTGTTCCTTGTTCTGTGGTAACCTTCATATTGCACCCTGCAGCAAGGGCACAACTAAATACAGAGATCTAAGACCATGTTGTCATTAGGTCCTTAAAAAACTGCTAATTTGCAGATATTCCTGCATTTGTCTTCCAGTGTTGACCTGCTCACtaacctctttctctctctttatagaTGGACTACTTCCACCTGTTCCTGTGTGTGGCCATCATTGTTCTCTATGGCGAGGATGTGACGGAACAGCAGCTCGCCACTGACCAAATGTTGCTCCACTTCAGCAACCTCTCTATGCACATGAATGGAGAACTGGTGCTACGCAAGGTATGCTGCAgtaaatgctctgggttgtctTGCCTTTATGTCACCTGTGTACAGTACACCCAAAGTAAATGGCTATCCATTCATCCTAAACTATTAGAATAATCTGTCTATGATCATGCTCATAACCATTCTTCCACAGACTGCTGCATTACTTTTAATTCAAACCGGTGTTGTGTTTGCATTAAAGTAGCCCTGCCCAATGCTGCAGCAAAGCAGCGCTGACATACTGTAACCTGCCCACAGAGGCCTTGCGGAGCTAAATGGGATGTTGCCATGTCATGCAGAGGATTTATGATCTGCATCCCTGCTACTGTGCCTGCGTCCTCATGTTTATGGATGCTGTGTTAGTGCTTCTGCAACCACAGGCAGTGTGTtcatgttagcatgcagctgGCGTAACTCCTTTTGTTGTTGCCAGAGATTTTGCATCCGATGCACGCCGGCATTAGGTACCACATCGCAATGCTGACCTTGACATTGTTTTGTTACCAAAGTCAAAgctattgatttattttaatgttttactcCACTATGTTTGATATCTGCAACACAGTGTTTTTCCCTGACTTTGTATCTTGTCCATCCAAAGTTCCTTTCACTCTTTTACATATTTTAGTTCATCTTGCCACTTTCGCCCTGCTCTTTCAGGCCCGCAGCCTTCTATACCAGTTCCGCCTGCTACCCAGAATCCCATGCAGCCTACACGACCTTTGCAAACTGTGTGGCCCGGGGATGTGGGACAGCCGCTACATCCCCACTGTGGAGTGTTCTGGTGAACACCCTGACTCACAGAGCTGCCCCTATGGTGGCACCTCCACCCCCCAGCCCTCCTCACCCTCACTGTCATCCACACCTTCGCCAAACTCCACCCCCACACCTCCACTGCAGGGCAAGAAAGGCTCCAAAACCCGGGATATTTTCACCTTCCGGAAACAGTCCTGAGACAGAGGCCATGGGAGCGTTGCTGTTCTTGGCTCATGTTAGTACAGCAAAGGTTTGGATCCATCTGCTGGATTCCTGAACTGTTTGTCGGCCTTTGACTCCTCTCCCGAAGTCCCTGCCTCTAGTTTCCCTATCTTACTGAGGATTATTGTCACTTGATCTTTTCATGTGGTGCAAGTGGAACACTGCCTTACCAGAATGTTATTTGCAATGTTCAGCATCACATAAATACAAGATGAGGACGGTTTGCTACTGGATGGGCCGGAAGTCAAGAGGCTGCTTTCATCTTGGAGCAGAATAGACAATCACCAGGCGCTATGTTGGTCTGGAGCTACTTCAGGTTTGAGTCTGCTGCTGGCTTGGCATACTTTCATGGGCTTTGTGGGCAGGGGTCACATCAGTGTCTGAAGCAACCGGCATGAAATCGTGCAGACTCTGACCGAGGGTCAAATGAAACTGGAGATTCATTCACAGGACTTGAACTtgaacttttaaaaatgttgcagTTTTCTCACAATGGAATATTTGTGTGAATATCAAATTACATGTGCATATCTCAAGTCTGAGCAGGACGTttttaacatgaaatccaaaccCTCTGTGTTAACAAAGAACAGTTAACCTACACATAGGATTATAACGAATTactggtatttttttttctttttttatttaattttcaaacaAATGAATGTTTGCGTTTTAAAATAGCAGTTACAAATATTTAGCAATATTATATCCTGCATGAGCGATTCTTGACATATAGATGGCACAACTTGTTTGTTAGAAAACACTCAAGCCCAAAGCAGAGGTAAGGATGTGTTTACATGACAAACACTTACATCATCACATGATAGGGCTCTGCATATTTCCTCAACAGATTGTGAAAAGGAACATTCTCATAATTTTTCTCTGTTATAATGTTGTTTCCCGACAGGCAGGATAAAGCTAGGCATATGTTTCCTTCTGATAAAAGTCAGACACAAGCATTAATTTTACCTGTCGAGCAATAGGAGCATAATCATTTACACATTACCATCATAAGATATCATTTCCTGTTTGAGGTGTGGGATGGATATGACAGCGCTGGCTGCCGAAGAAAGCATAGATGTTTTTATCCAAAAAATTGACAGCCTCGTGTTTTCTCTTACATTTTGTcgtctgggttttttttcttacctCCAGCGTTCTCTCCACTTTCACctaaaaatgaatgacaaaacaCT
It encodes:
- the tbc1d16 gene encoding TBC1 domain family member 16, encoding MSLGRLLRRASSKASDLLTFNPGAGGSSLRPGLDGEIIFSKNNVCVHPAEPLPGLAEHHPGYLCVHTEKDESLGTTLILTWVPNSRIQRQDEEALRYITPESSPVRRNARRRGRRPHSRHPAAQEEVDDEERNITSSTSAESHSLVEEAGADPSSHQQQLPSAGEEGDEGSCELSDEVSRDSTMGSDSDTFSSPFCLSPVSEALCESSGSVFLDSESRELCEESMTHSASFASSLDSHTPSESGGQSQCMRWEEQQKVLVLEQLCGVFRVDLGHMRSLRLFFSDEASTSGQLVIASRESQYKILHFHHAGLDKLAEVFQQWKCCRETQLKDQVSDEKSCMQFSIQRPILPSAETHPEEKLYRRLDVTTWLRHLNHNGQVEEEYKLRKAIFFGGIDPSIRGEVWPFLLHYYSYDSTSQEREAWRLQKRTHYHDIQQRRLSMSPEEHSEFWRKVQFTVDKDVVRTDRSNHFFRGENNPNVEIMRRILLNYAVFNPDMGYCQGMSDLVAPLLTEIQDESDTFWCFVGLMENTIFISSPRDEDMERQLMYLRELLRLMLPRFHQHLTRLGEDGLQLLFCHRWILLCFKREFPDTEALRMWEACWAHYQMDYFHLFLCVAIIVLYGEDVTEQQLATDQMLLHFSNLSMHMNGELVLRKARSLLYQFRLLPRIPCSLHDLCKLCGPGMWDSRYIPTVECSGEHPDSQSCPYGGTSTPQPSSPSLSSTPSPNSTPTPPLQGKKGSKTRDIFTFRKQS